Part of the Athene noctua chromosome 35, bAthNoc1.hap1.1, whole genome shotgun sequence genome is shown below.
GGGTACTGGGGCATGTTGGGACAGATTGGGGGGATTGGGGTGTAATGGGGGAGTGGGGGGACTGGGGCATGTTGGGACAGATTGGGGGGAGTGAGGGGATTGGGGTGTAATGGGGGAGTGGGGGGACTGGGGCATGTTGGGACAGATTGGGGGGAGTGAGGGGATTGGGGTGTAATGGGGGAGTGGGGGGACTGGGGCATGTTGGGAGGGActgaggggattgggggggtgatgggggatTGGGGGTATTGAGTtattggggggtctgggggtgtaatggggcactgggggggaatgggggtATTGCGTGACCAGGGGCACGGGGGTATTGGGGTGTCAGAGCTGTGGGGGTACAGagagctcggggggggggggggggcggagtaGGAGCAGGGGGGTCACCAGGGTCATCCCCACCCTACTGGGAGCCTCGCAGCACTGGGGTGCCGCCAGGACCCCCCCATTCCTTCCCCAacaccccccgcccgcccgcccccccccagaaCAGCAAAGGGCAGGTGGCGGCCGAGGTGGTGCCGGACCCCACGGACATGGCGCTGGACAAGGCGGAGGCGGCGCTGGCGGCGCGGGAgctgcggcggctgctgctggaCGCCGTGCCGCTGAGCTGCAGCCTGCCCCGCGTCACCCTCCCCAACTACGACAACCTGCCCGGGAACCTGATGCTGCTCTGCCTCGGCCTGCAGCTGGGCGACCGCGTGCGCCTGGACAGCGGCAAGgtggggccgcggggccggggacgGTGCTTCGGGGCAaaaagagggggtttggggtAAAAAGAGGAGGGTTTGGGGCAAAAAGAGGGGGGTTGGGGCAAAGagagggggtttggggcaaaaagagggggtttggggcaaaaagaGGGGGTTGGGGGCAAAAAGAGGGGGTTGGGGTAAAAAGAGGGGGGTTGGGGCAAAAAGAGGGGGGTTGGGGCAAAGAGAGGGGGGTTGGGGCAAAGagagggggtttggggcaaaaagagggggtttggggcaaaaagggggggtttggggcaaaaagaGGGGGGTTGGGGCAAAAAGAGGGGGACTTGGGGTAAAAAGAGGGGTTTTGGGGCaaaagagggggtttggggtAAAAAGAGAGGGTTTGGGGCAaaaagagggggtttggggtAAAAAGAGGGGGTTGGGGCAAAAAGAGGGGCTTTGGGGTAAAAAGAGGGGCTTTGGGGGGTGCAGATGGTTGGGggggccgccggcagcccccAGCGCGAGTTCCTTTGGGGAATCATCCAcatcagggctggggggggtagTGGGGAGGATTTTGGGGCACAGGGCAGGATTTCGGGGCAAGGGGCAGGATTTCGGGGCAAGGGGCaggattttggggcaggatttCGGGGCGCGGGGCAGGATCCCAGGGTGCGGGGCAGGATTTCGGGGCGCGGGGCAGGATCCCGGGGCGCAGGGGAGGATTTCGGGGCGCGGGGCAGGATCCCAGGGTGCGGGGCAGGATTTCGGGGCGCGGGGCAGGATCCTGGGGCGCAGGGGAGGATTTCGGGGCGCGGGGCAGGATCCCGGGGCGCGGGGCAGGATTTCGGGGTGCGGGGCAGGATCCCGGGATGCGGGGCAGGATTTCGGGGTGTGGGGCAGGATTTCAGGGTGCAGGGGAGGATTTCGGGGCAGGATTTCGGGGCGCGGGGCAGGATCCCGGGGCGCTGGGGAGGATTTCGGGGCGCGGGGCAGGATTTCGGGGCGCGGGGGCACGCAGGGGTGCCgtggtgggggtgtgtgtccccccaggtGGGCACCCTGCGGTTCTGCGGCACCACGGCCTTCGCCAGCGGCCAGTGGGCCGGGGTGGAGCTGGACGAGCCTGAGGGCAAGAACGACGGCAGCGTGGGGGGGGTCCGCTACTTCATCTGCCCCCCCAAGCAGGGTACGGAcccccggggcggccgggggggggaaCCTTGGGACCCTCTGGGAGGAGGCGGCAGGGGTGGGGTGGGTCGTCCTGGGTtgtactgggccatactggtctgtactggggtgacaccgcccgcccgcccgcccgcaggcGTCTTCGCCTCCGTCTCCAAGATCTCCAAAGCGGAGGAGCAGCCCCCGGCgccgtcccccccccgcagcccccccgaaGCCCCGGCCCGAGCCCCCCACAAGGCCCGCAAGGACAAGAGAGGTACAGCCAgatgctggggaccccccccggatccctgggacccccccccaaatGCCTGAGCCCCCTCTGAATCCCTGGGAACCCCCCCTGGaatccctgggaccccccccaaatGCCTGAGActcccccccatggcccccccccggggtcacTCCTCAGCTCATCCCCTATACTCTGCCCTTGCCTTTGGCTCCACCCCAGCTGCACGCTCATTGGTGGAGAGCCAAGAGCCTGGCGATTGGCTGGCTGGGTGGGAAGGGCATGATGAATCCCCACCCACTCACGCGAGGTGGGCGGGGTCAGCTTGGAGGGGTGTGTTCTTCTATAGGCCCGCCCACTGCGGTGTCACGGTGGGGTGGGAATGTAGAGGCGGGGCTTTGTGGGGGTAGGCGGGGTCGTGGAAGGGGCGTGTCCTACCTGAGTCCACCCTAGGGGCCTGATTGGGGTGGGGTCAAAAGGGGGCGTGGCTGTGACTAAATGGGGTGGGGTCAACGGGAGGGCGTGGCCTGCATAGCCCCACCCCCTGGCTGTccctgggaggagggagggactGGGACTGCGGGTGGGTGCGGCCGCGGGTGGGCGTGGCCGCGAGTGGGCGTGTCGCGTCTGACcccgccccacagcccccaggAAGCGGGGCGGGGCGTGGCTGGACCGGGAGGGGCGCCGCGTGGCCCCGGGGGACGCGGTGCTGGTGGCTGGACAGCGCCCGGGACGGGCCCGGTTCTACGGGCGCACGGACTTCGCCCCCGGTgagaccccccccaaccccggggaccccccagagcccccccagagcccccccagccctggctcacgcgtcccgtccccccccgcccggcgcagGGTACTGGTTCGGGGTGGAGCTGGACTCGGCCGGGGGGAAGCACGACGGCTCCGTTTTTGGGGTGCGGTATttctcctgcccccccaaacACGGCGTCTTCGCCCCCCCCTCCCGCGTGCAGAGGTACTGGGGAGACGGGGGGGGTGTGGGTatactgggggacactgggggcatactgggggacacggggggttactgggggacacgggggtcactgggggatattggggacactgggggggtattgggggacactggggggtcactgggaggtattgggggacactgggggacagtGGCTGAATAATGGGGGTCACTGGGGGGAtattgggggacactgggggatattggggacactggggggtattggggacactgggggggaactgggaggtattgggggacactggggggtcactgggggatattggggacactggggggtcATGGGGAGGTATTGGGGGACACTGGCAGAATAatgggggtcactgggggggatattgggggacactggggggtcactggggggtattgggggacatggagggaactgggaggtattgggggacactgggggggaactgggaggtattgggggacactggggaggtCACTGGGGGATTTTGAGGAACATTGGGGGGtattgggggacactgggagaataatgggagtcactggggggatactggggggacacgggggtctCTGGGGGAACACTGGGTgttactgggggacactgggatggggggacacgggggggtgtggggggacacagggccCCGACCCCCTCTGTGCCCCTGCCCAGGGTCGGGGGTCCCAGGGAGGAGCCGGGGGACGACACCCCCGAGAAGAAGGTGCAGCAGGTGACCGGTGCGTGCTGATTGGCTGGCGGGGAGGGCGGGGCCCATCGCCATTGGTTGGTGGGTTGGGTGGGGCTGTTATGATGGGCTGGCGGGCAGGGTGGGGCCCTCCTGATTGGCTGGAAGGTGGGGCACTGCTGATTGGCTGGCGGGCAGGGTGGGGCCCTCCTGATTGGCTGG
Proteins encoded:
- the CLIP3 gene encoding CAP-Gly domain-containing linker protein 3, with product MTKERGGDPPAGGAPPPDPPSPVVERRKKPMVHPAAPAPLPKDYAFTFFDPNDAACREILLDPRTTVPQLFAILRQWVPQVQHSVDVIGNEILRRGCHVNDRDGLTDMTLLHYACKAGAHGVGDPAAAVRLSTRLLALGGDVTLRSRWTHMNALHYAAYFDVPELIRTLLRAAAPRVLHSTCSDFSHGTALHIAASNLCLGAVRCLLEHGADPALRNSKGQVAAEVVPDPTDMALDKAEAALAARELRRLLLDAVPLSCSLPRVTLPNYDNLPGNLMLLCLGLQLGDRVRLDSGKVGTLRFCGTTAFASGQWAGVELDEPEGKNDGSVGGVRYFICPPKQGVFASVSKISKAEEQPPAPSPPRSPPEAPARAPHKARKDKRAPRKRGGAWLDREGRRVAPGDAVLVAGQRPGRARFYGRTDFAPGYWFGVELDSAGGKHDGSVFGVRYFSCPPKHGVFAPPSRVQRVGGPREEPGDDTPEKKVQQVTVSQPKRNFPAVRTPKDITSESSFSRLLFCCWFPWMLRAEMQS